A stretch of Dysidea avara chromosome 5, odDysAvar1.4, whole genome shotgun sequence DNA encodes these proteins:
- the LOC136255370 gene encoding uncharacterized protein isoform X2, producing the protein MLVMFVYHLFTIRMRMIPGYEGFQATEKAFPFSSSQYSIEDDLGNKTAVDKVGFPVSGEFCGDTKLWLEYAEYHDRVVSGKEKGRYLKYYCDKDRCGGFGNRMQAITVGLIVSMLSRRIFLLEFSQNPFDFSKFLIPNMINWRFKVNLQNVGHFNLMNNLRVDKHWSQVEGILLDSNSKEDVLLTTNIGMDVYMSNFGKKMLSKFLEMKVNSFHSYTVLYGCAMRYLFKHNPVIIDSVLREQKSLNLKTGHYVAVHIRTVIGEGVPSFSLPSEEYWKPYLECAVATAKNYAAPYCSGTCPVYVLTDTEKVKQYAIAQYGDYVMTSTVYELHIDHPRLHVPRLLEEAFVGILTDIEVAARSAVFISTEQSTFSDLIEGLGFFTNKTTFNLAHCPSSH; encoded by the exons A TGTTGGTCATGTTTGTGTATCACTTGTTCACGATACGTATGAGAATGATACCTGGCTACGAAGGATTTCAAGCAACTGAGAAAG CGTTTCCATTTAGTAGTTCACAGTACAGCATTGAAGATGATCTGGGAAACAAGACTGCTGTGGACAAAGTTGGCTTTCCCGTGTCAGGAGAATTTTGTGGTGACACTAAACTGTGGCTAGAATATGCAGAATATCATGATAGGGTAGTGAGTGGAAAAGAAAAGGGAAGGTATTTGAAATATTATTGTGATAAAGATCGGTGTGGTGGCTTTGGTAACAGAATGCAAGCGATCACAGTAGGACTGATTGTATCCATGTTGTCTAGAAGAATCTTTTTATTGGAATTTAGTCAAAATCCTTTTGATTTTAGTAAATTTCTTATTCCAAATATGATCAATTGGAGGTTTAAAGTAAATTTACAAAATGTTGGACATTTCAATTTAATGAACAACCTTCGTGTAGACAAACATTGGAGTCAGGTAGAAGGAATATTACTGGACTCTAATTCCAAGGAAGATGTTCTTTTGACTACAAACATTGGGATGGATGTCTATATGTCAAACTTTGGTAAGAAAATGCTGAGCAAATTTCTTGAAATGAAAGTGAACAGTTTTCACAGTTACACAGTGTTGTATGGGTGtgccatgcggtatttatttaAACACAATCCAGTGATAATTGATTCAGTGTTACGTGAACAAAAATCACTTAATCTAAAGACAGGTCATTATGTTGCTGTCCACATCAGAACAGTGATAGGAGAGGGCGTACCAAGTTTCAGTCTCCCATCAGAAGAGTACTGGAAACCATATTTAGAATGTGCTGTAGCCACAGCAAAGAATTACGCAGCACCTTATTGTTCTGGTACCTGTCCTGTATATGTGTTGACTGATACTGAGAAGGTGAAACAGTATGCTATAGCTCAGTATGGAGACTATGTGATGACTAGTACAGTATATGAGTTACATATTGATCATCCCAGACTACACGTCCCTCGTCTGTTAGAGGAGGCATTTGTGGGAATACTAACTGATATAGAAGTTGCCGCCAGATCCGCTGTCTTTATCAGCACAGAGCAGAGTACTTTTTCTGACCTAATTGAGGGTCTTGGCTTCTTTACCAACAAGACAACTTTCAATTTAGCACATTGTCCTTCATCACACTAA
- the LOC136255370 gene encoding uncharacterized protein isoform X1 yields MRSAVIYKFLYFLGGAVLVMFVYHLFTIRMRMIPGYEGFQATEKAFPFSSSQYSIEDDLGNKTAVDKVGFPVSGEFCGDTKLWLEYAEYHDRVVSGKEKGRYLKYYCDKDRCGGFGNRMQAITVGLIVSMLSRRIFLLEFSQNPFDFSKFLIPNMINWRFKVNLQNVGHFNLMNNLRVDKHWSQVEGILLDSNSKEDVLLTTNIGMDVYMSNFGKKMLSKFLEMKVNSFHSYTVLYGCAMRYLFKHNPVIIDSVLREQKSLNLKTGHYVAVHIRTVIGEGVPSFSLPSEEYWKPYLECAVATAKNYAAPYCSGTCPVYVLTDTEKVKQYAIAQYGDYVMTSTVYELHIDHPRLHVPRLLEEAFVGILTDIEVAARSAVFISTEQSTFSDLIEGLGFFTNKTTFNLAHCPSSH; encoded by the exons ATGAGGTCAGCCGTGATATATAAATTTTTGTATTTCCTGGGTGGAGCAGTGTTGGTCATGTTTGTGTATCACTTGTTCACGATACGTATGAGAATGATACCTGGCTACGAAGGATTTCAAGCAACTGAGAAAG CGTTTCCATTTAGTAGTTCACAGTACAGCATTGAAGATGATCTGGGAAACAAGACTGCTGTGGACAAAGTTGGCTTTCCCGTGTCAGGAGAATTTTGTGGTGACACTAAACTGTGGCTAGAATATGCAGAATATCATGATAGGGTAGTGAGTGGAAAAGAAAAGGGAAGGTATTTGAAATATTATTGTGATAAAGATCGGTGTGGTGGCTTTGGTAACAGAATGCAAGCGATCACAGTAGGACTGATTGTATCCATGTTGTCTAGAAGAATCTTTTTATTGGAATTTAGTCAAAATCCTTTTGATTTTAGTAAATTTCTTATTCCAAATATGATCAATTGGAGGTTTAAAGTAAATTTACAAAATGTTGGACATTTCAATTTAATGAACAACCTTCGTGTAGACAAACATTGGAGTCAGGTAGAAGGAATATTACTGGACTCTAATTCCAAGGAAGATGTTCTTTTGACTACAAACATTGGGATGGATGTCTATATGTCAAACTTTGGTAAGAAAATGCTGAGCAAATTTCTTGAAATGAAAGTGAACAGTTTTCACAGTTACACAGTGTTGTATGGGTGtgccatgcggtatttatttaAACACAATCCAGTGATAATTGATTCAGTGTTACGTGAACAAAAATCACTTAATCTAAAGACAGGTCATTATGTTGCTGTCCACATCAGAACAGTGATAGGAGAGGGCGTACCAAGTTTCAGTCTCCCATCAGAAGAGTACTGGAAACCATATTTAGAATGTGCTGTAGCCACAGCAAAGAATTACGCAGCACCTTATTGTTCTGGTACCTGTCCTGTATATGTGTTGACTGATACTGAGAAGGTGAAACAGTATGCTATAGCTCAGTATGGAGACTATGTGATGACTAGTACAGTATATGAGTTACATATTGATCATCCCAGACTACACGTCCCTCGTCTGTTAGAGGAGGCATTTGTGGGAATACTAACTGATATAGAAGTTGCCGCCAGATCCGCTGTCTTTATCAGCACAGAGCAGAGTACTTTTTCTGACCTAATTGAGGGTCTTGGCTTCTTTACCAACAAGACAACTTTCAATTTAGCACATTGTCCTTCATCACACTAA
- the LOC136255370 gene encoding uncharacterized protein isoform X3, with the protein MFVYHLFTIRMRMIPGYEGFQATEKAFPFSSSQYSIEDDLGNKTAVDKVGFPVSGEFCGDTKLWLEYAEYHDRVVSGKEKGRYLKYYCDKDRCGGFGNRMQAITVGLIVSMLSRRIFLLEFSQNPFDFSKFLIPNMINWRFKVNLQNVGHFNLMNNLRVDKHWSQVEGILLDSNSKEDVLLTTNIGMDVYMSNFGKKMLSKFLEMKVNSFHSYTVLYGCAMRYLFKHNPVIIDSVLREQKSLNLKTGHYVAVHIRTVIGEGVPSFSLPSEEYWKPYLECAVATAKNYAAPYCSGTCPVYVLTDTEKVKQYAIAQYGDYVMTSTVYELHIDHPRLHVPRLLEEAFVGILTDIEVAARSAVFISTEQSTFSDLIEGLGFFTNKTTFNLAHCPSSH; encoded by the exons ATGTTTGTGTATCACTTGTTCACGATACGTATGAGAATGATACCTGGCTACGAAGGATTTCAAGCAACTGAGAAAG CGTTTCCATTTAGTAGTTCACAGTACAGCATTGAAGATGATCTGGGAAACAAGACTGCTGTGGACAAAGTTGGCTTTCCCGTGTCAGGAGAATTTTGTGGTGACACTAAACTGTGGCTAGAATATGCAGAATATCATGATAGGGTAGTGAGTGGAAAAGAAAAGGGAAGGTATTTGAAATATTATTGTGATAAAGATCGGTGTGGTGGCTTTGGTAACAGAATGCAAGCGATCACAGTAGGACTGATTGTATCCATGTTGTCTAGAAGAATCTTTTTATTGGAATTTAGTCAAAATCCTTTTGATTTTAGTAAATTTCTTATTCCAAATATGATCAATTGGAGGTTTAAAGTAAATTTACAAAATGTTGGACATTTCAATTTAATGAACAACCTTCGTGTAGACAAACATTGGAGTCAGGTAGAAGGAATATTACTGGACTCTAATTCCAAGGAAGATGTTCTTTTGACTACAAACATTGGGATGGATGTCTATATGTCAAACTTTGGTAAGAAAATGCTGAGCAAATTTCTTGAAATGAAAGTGAACAGTTTTCACAGTTACACAGTGTTGTATGGGTGtgccatgcggtatttatttaAACACAATCCAGTGATAATTGATTCAGTGTTACGTGAACAAAAATCACTTAATCTAAAGACAGGTCATTATGTTGCTGTCCACATCAGAACAGTGATAGGAGAGGGCGTACCAAGTTTCAGTCTCCCATCAGAAGAGTACTGGAAACCATATTTAGAATGTGCTGTAGCCACAGCAAAGAATTACGCAGCACCTTATTGTTCTGGTACCTGTCCTGTATATGTGTTGACTGATACTGAGAAGGTGAAACAGTATGCTATAGCTCAGTATGGAGACTATGTGATGACTAGTACAGTATATGAGTTACATATTGATCATCCCAGACTACACGTCCCTCGTCTGTTAGAGGAGGCATTTGTGGGAATACTAACTGATATAGAAGTTGCCGCCAGATCCGCTGTCTTTATCAGCACAGAGCAGAGTACTTTTTCTGACCTAATTGAGGGTCTTGGCTTCTTTACCAACAAGACAACTTTCAATTTAGCACATTGTCCTTCATCACACTAA